The Prevotella sp. E9-3 genome has a window encoding:
- a CDS encoding THUMP domain-containing protein, producing MEHEFELIAKTFMGLEPVLAKELTQLGANNVVIGRRMVSFTGDKELMYRANFSLHTAIKILKPIAHFKAQSADDVYEEIKKIDWSTYLDNDHTFAVDAVVFSEEFRHSKFVSYKVKDAIVDQFREKTGNRPNISVANPDLRLHIHIAEADCTLCLDSSGESLHRRGYRQESVEAPLNEVLAAGMILMTGWKGDTDFIDPMCGSGTILIEAALIAKNMAPGVFRKEYAFEKWPDFDADLFDRIYNDDSQEREFTHHIYGYDVDMKAVNTARMNVKAAGLTADITIEQQDFKDFTQPKEKSILVSNPPYGERITTPDLLGTYRMIGERLKHQFMGGDAWILSYREECFEQIGLKPSIKIPLYNGSLECEFRKYTMFDGKLKNFRSEGGVVKTDEEKRQMAEKHRFKKEREFKKRLDEQDENEDVDIRSFTFHKHDLKGERSDRRSRIGGKREGRFEDKREGRDGKREGKREGRYEGKREGRFESKNRGGHERFDRSGGKKPYKNNKRFNHDED from the coding sequence ATGGAACACGAATTCGAGTTAATCGCCAAAACGTTCATGGGACTGGAACCTGTGCTGGCGAAAGAGCTGACCCAACTTGGGGCCAACAACGTAGTAATTGGTAGACGTATGGTATCGTTTACGGGAGACAAAGAACTGATGTATCGTGCTAATTTTTCGCTACATACAGCCATTAAAATCCTTAAGCCTATAGCCCACTTCAAAGCACAGAGTGCCGACGACGTTTACGAAGAAATCAAGAAAATAGACTGGAGCACTTATTTAGACAACGACCACACCTTTGCGGTCGATGCGGTGGTATTCTCTGAGGAGTTCCGCCATTCTAAATTCGTAAGCTATAAAGTTAAAGATGCTATCGTGGACCAGTTCCGCGAGAAGACAGGTAATCGCCCCAACATCTCAGTAGCCAACCCAGACTTACGCTTACATATCCACATTGCTGAAGCCGACTGTACACTCTGTCTCGACTCAAGCGGTGAGAGTCTGCACCGTCGCGGCTACCGTCAGGAGAGCGTTGAGGCTCCGCTGAACGAAGTATTGGCAGCAGGTATGATTCTCATGACCGGTTGGAAGGGCGACACCGATTTCATCGATCCCATGTGCGGATCGGGTACAATCCTCATTGAAGCAGCGCTCATTGCCAAAAACATGGCACCCGGTGTGTTCCGAAAGGAATATGCATTCGAGAAATGGCCCGACTTTGATGCCGACCTGTTCGACCGCATCTATAATGACGACTCTCAGGAGCGCGAATTCACACATCACATTTATGGTTACGATGTTGACATGAAGGCAGTAAACACTGCCCGCATGAACGTGAAGGCAGCTGGACTTACAGCCGACATCACGATAGAACAGCAGGACTTCAAGGACTTCACACAGCCTAAGGAGAAGAGCATTCTGGTGAGCAATCCACCTTATGGCGAACGTATTACCACACCTGACCTACTGGGCACTTACCGCATGATTGGTGAGCGCCTGAAGCACCAGTTCATGGGTGGCGACGCATGGATTCTCAGCTATCGTGAGGAATGCTTCGAACAGATTGGTCTGAAACCAAGCATCAAGATTCCTCTTTACAACGGTTCGCTGGAGTGTGAATTCCGCAAATATACAATGTTTGACGGCAAACTGAAGAACTTCCGCAGCGAAGGCGGTGTTGTCAAGACCGACGAAGAGAAGCGTCAGATGGCTGAAAAGCACCGTTTCAAGAAAGAACGTGAGTTCAAGAAGCGTCTAGACGAACAGGATGAGAATGAGGATGTAGATATTCGTTCATTCACTTTCCACAAGCATGACTTAAAAGGCGAACGCAGCGATCGCCGCTCTCGTATCGGTGGTAAACGAGAAGGCCGCTTCGAAGACAAACGAGAAGGCCGGGACGGAAAACGAGAAGGAAAACGAGAAGGTCGCTACGAAGGAAAACGTGAGGGTCGTTTCGAGAGCAAGAATCGTGGTGGCCACGAACGATTCGACCGTAGCGGAGGTAAGAAACCATACAAGAACAACAAACGTTTCAACCATGACGAAGACTAA
- the nrdG gene encoding anaerobic ribonucleoside-triphosphate reductase activating protein, giving the protein MLKYVNTGIVFQEIPDEVTLAINISNCPCRCPGCHSHYLWDDIGMPLNTEAIDDFIQRYGNDITCLSFMGGDADPKGVCLLAEYIHEEYPNFKVAWYSGRLRVPAGITKNDFDYIKIGPYIRHLGPLNNPTTNQRLYRQQEDGTFEDITYRFWQKQMAQ; this is encoded by the coding sequence ATGCTCAAATACGTTAATACAGGAATCGTTTTTCAGGAGATACCCGATGAAGTGACACTGGCAATTAATATTTCCAATTGCCCGTGTCGCTGCCCGGGGTGTCACAGTCATTATCTTTGGGACGATATTGGCATGCCACTCAACACCGAGGCTATCGATGACTTTATTCAGCGCTACGGCAATGATATCACATGCCTGTCGTTTATGGGCGGCGATGCCGATCCAAAAGGCGTATGCTTGCTGGCTGAATACATACACGAGGAATATCCGAATTTCAAGGTTGCCTGGTATAGCGGACGCCTGCGTGTCCCAGCCGGTATCACCAAGAATGATTTCGACTACATCAAGATTGGACCATACATCCGGCACTTAGGACCTCTCAACAATCCTACCACCAATCAGCGGCTTTACCGACAGCAAGAAGATGGTACATTCGAGGACATTACCTACCGGTTCTGGCAAAAACAAATGGCGCAGTAA
- the nrdD gene encoding anaerobic ribonucleoside-triphosphate reductase produces the protein MEIKNFTITKRDGSKDRFSLDKIMNAIIKAFQSVDEPSDLGTISKILSHLDIHEGIKVEDIQNQVEEALMREGFFKVAKSFILYRQEHTEDRETLEKMMFLSEYMESVNAATGSKYDANANVEHKNIATLIGELPKSNFIRLNRRLLTERIKKMYGKQLADEYIDKLTHHFIYKNDETSLANYCASITMYPWLIGGTLSIGGNSTAPTNLKSYCGGFVNMVFMVSSMLSGACATPEFLMYMNYFIGKEFGTDYWKDADKVVDLSNKHRTLDKVITDYFEQIVYTLNQPTGARNYQAVFWNVAYYDKYYFKSIFGEFYFPDGTQPDWESLSWLQKRFMKWFNKERTKTMLTFPVETMALLTDKDGNCLDEEWGDFTAEMYAEGHSFFTYMSDNADSLSSCCRLRNEITDNGFSYTLGAGGVSTGSKSVLTINLNRCIQYAVNHKLDYLEYLGTIIDLCHKVQIAYNENLKELQEHGMLPLFDAGYININRQYLTIGINGLVEAAEFMGLKITPNDEYQKFVQGILGLIEKYNKQYRTKELMFNCEMIPAENVGVKHAKWDREDGYFVPRDCYNSYFYVVEDDSLTVIDKFKLHGRPYIEHLTGGSALHMNLEEHLSKEQYKHLLKVAAQEGCNYFTFNIPNTVCNDCGHIDKRYLKECPHCHSKNVDYLTRIIGYLKRVSNFSKPRQEEAARRFYATMEK, from the coding sequence ATGGAAATTAAGAATTTCACCATCACTAAGCGCGATGGATCAAAAGATCGCTTCTCGCTTGACAAAATTATGAATGCCATCATCAAGGCATTCCAGAGTGTTGACGAACCCTCCGACTTGGGCACAATCTCGAAAATCCTGAGCCACTTGGATATCCACGAAGGTATCAAGGTTGAGGATATTCAGAACCAGGTAGAGGAGGCGCTGATGCGCGAAGGCTTCTTTAAAGTAGCCAAGTCGTTCATTCTTTATCGTCAGGAACATACAGAAGACCGTGAGACACTGGAAAAGATGATGTTCCTTTCAGAGTACATGGAATCAGTGAACGCTGCCACTGGCTCAAAATATGATGCCAACGCCAACGTTGAGCACAAAAACATTGCCACACTCATTGGTGAACTTCCAAAGTCAAACTTCATCCGTTTGAACCGCCGTTTGCTGACAGAACGTATCAAGAAAATGTATGGCAAGCAGTTGGCCGACGAATATATTGACAAACTGACCCACCACTTTATATATAAGAACGACGAGACATCACTGGCCAACTACTGTGCCTCTATCACCATGTACCCCTGGCTCATTGGCGGAACACTATCCATCGGCGGCAACTCTACCGCTCCCACCAACCTGAAGTCATACTGCGGCGGTTTCGTGAACATGGTGTTCATGGTCAGCTCGATGCTGAGCGGAGCTTGCGCCACACCGGAATTCCTGATGTACATGAACTACTTCATTGGCAAGGAATTCGGAACAGACTACTGGAAAGATGCCGACAAAGTGGTGGATCTCTCCAACAAGCACCGCACACTGGACAAGGTAATCACCGACTACTTTGAGCAGATTGTATATACCTTAAACCAGCCTACTGGCGCACGCAACTATCAGGCTGTGTTCTGGAACGTGGCCTACTACGACAAGTACTATTTCAAGAGCATCTTCGGCGAGTTCTACTTCCCCGACGGCACTCAGCCCGACTGGGAAAGCCTGTCCTGGCTGCAGAAGCGTTTCATGAAGTGGTTCAACAAGGAGCGTACAAAGACTATGCTCACCTTCCCTGTGGAGACCATGGCATTGCTTACCGACAAAGACGGCAACTGCCTTGACGAAGAGTGGGGCGACTTCACTGCCGAGATGTATGCAGAAGGACACTCTTTCTTCACCTATATGAGCGACAATGCCGACTCGCTGTCGAGCTGCTGTCGTCTACGCAATGAGATTACCGACAATGGTTTCTCATACACTTTGGGAGCCGGTGGCGTTAGTACAGGCTCAAAGAGTGTGCTGACCATCAACCTGAACCGTTGCATCCAGTATGCTGTGAACCACAAATTGGACTATCTGGAATATCTGGGTACCATCATCGACTTGTGCCACAAGGTTCAGATAGCCTACAACGAGAATCTGAAGGAGCTGCAGGAACATGGCATGCTGCCACTTTTCGACGCCGGCTATATCAACATCAATCGTCAGTACCTCACTATCGGTATCAACGGACTTGTGGAAGCTGCCGAGTTCATGGGACTGAAGATTACTCCCAACGACGAATATCAGAAATTCGTTCAGGGCATCCTGGGCCTCATTGAGAAATACAACAAGCAGTATCGCACCAAGGAGCTGATGTTCAACTGCGAGATGATTCCTGCCGAGAACGTAGGTGTGAAGCATGCCAAGTGGGACCGCGAAGACGGATATTTCGTTCCACGCGACTGTTACAACAGCTATTTCTATGTGGTAGAAGACGATTCACTCACCGTGATCGACAAGTTCAAACTGCACGGACGTCCATACATTGAACACCTCACTGGCGGCTCGGCCCTGCATATGAACCTAGAGGAGCATCTGTCGAAAGAACAGTACAAGCACCTGCTGAAGGTGGCTGCACAGGAAGGCTGCAACTATTTCACCTTCAATATTCCCAACACGGTGTGCAACGACTGCGGACATATCGACAAGCGCTATCTGAAGGAATGCCCCCACTGCCATTCAAAGAATGTGGACTACCTGACACGCATCATCGGCTATCTGAAGCGAGTAAGCAACTTCTCAAAGCCACGTCAGGAAGAAGCAGCGAGAAGATTCTATGCAACCATGGAAAAATGA
- a CDS encoding ATP-binding protein, giving the protein MLAIFLYAAQHSLLSDILTWALLVILLLALIFLLIWQRRIGRELAKDVQQFEKVKDHNVLNEFVLKALRIGTWHLDVSTMNLTYDNDFRVRANDWIAEASVVDGAMDKNVGMLHEQDGPRVARSLQDLCEGKTEEYHEEYRVRIPNTDKVYWEESFATVAERGVDGKPTVVVGTSKRIDDRKAMEKALMEARYRAEESDRLKTAFLANMSHEIRTPLNAIVGFTSVLPDITEAEERKMLIDLINENTQKLLTIVDDVVSISKVESGKEELVLSAFDLAVALNEVVDLFIPKVPSGITLSTQFAVPSLTITTDRSRLVDVVRHLLSNSVKFTSQGSIVVGFDAPADGLLRIWVRDTGIGIAPENHENIFERFFKVDEFIPGAGLGLSTCRTLAYSMGASVTVESELGKGSTFYFDIPV; this is encoded by the coding sequence ATGTTAGCAATTTTTTTGTACGCAGCGCAACATTCGTTGCTTTCAGATATCCTCACATGGGCATTGTTGGTCATACTGCTCTTGGCATTGATTTTTCTTTTGATTTGGCAGAGAAGAATTGGTCGTGAACTGGCAAAAGATGTTCAGCAGTTTGAAAAGGTGAAAGACCATAATGTGCTGAACGAATTCGTGTTGAAAGCCCTGCGCATCGGTACCTGGCACTTAGATGTGTCGACAATGAACCTCACCTATGACAATGATTTTCGTGTGCGTGCCAATGACTGGATTGCAGAAGCCTCGGTAGTCGATGGCGCTATGGACAAGAATGTGGGTATGTTGCACGAGCAAGACGGTCCACGTGTAGCCCGTTCGCTTCAGGACCTTTGCGAGGGAAAAACGGAGGAATATCATGAAGAGTATCGAGTGAGGATTCCGAACACTGACAAAGTGTATTGGGAAGAGTCGTTTGCAACGGTGGCCGAACGTGGCGTTGATGGAAAACCGACCGTTGTGGTAGGTACATCCAAGCGTATTGACGACCGCAAAGCGATGGAGAAAGCCTTGATGGAAGCCCGTTACAGGGCAGAGGAAAGCGACCGTTTGAAGACTGCCTTCCTTGCCAATATGAGTCATGAGATACGTACTCCGTTGAATGCCATTGTGGGCTTCACAAGTGTATTGCCTGATATTACAGAGGCTGAAGAGCGTAAAATGTTGATAGACCTGATTAATGAGAATACCCAGAAACTGCTCACCATTGTTGATGATGTGGTTAGCATTTCTAAGGTTGAGTCGGGTAAGGAGGAACTGGTACTTTCAGCATTCGATCTGGCTGTCGCATTGAACGAGGTGGTAGATCTGTTTATACCAAAGGTGCCTAGTGGCATTACTCTATCTACTCAGTTTGCAGTGCCGTCGCTGACTATAACAACCGACCGTAGTCGCTTGGTTGATGTGGTGCGTCATCTGTTGTCTAATTCAGTGAAGTTCACTTCCCAAGGCAGTATTGTTGTAGGCTTTGATGCACCTGCTGATGGTTTGTTGCGCATCTGGGTACGAGATACGGGCATTGGAATCGCTCCCGAAAACCATGAGAATATTTTTGAACGCTTCTTCAAGGTCGATGAGTTTATTCCTGGCGCAGGCCTCGGCCTGAGCACCTGCCGTACACTGGCTTATAGTATGGGCGCTTCGGTAACCGTAGAGTCGGAATTGGGTAAAGGATCTACATTCTACTTTGATATTCCAGTATAA
- a CDS encoding prolyl oligopeptidase family serine peptidase encodes MTKNIFLFALLSLPISAFSQQKTEVNRFNLTGPYAVSTPFVSDSVDVKGQKFDEGSLLNTLGLNETTQSSVWESPLLPSLPDTKSVGVLSFFLNNSSYQTMKMEVKGPKHYKVFVDGVEAGGELKLSPDHHTVAIKFLAEPKDTDSVKVVLDAQQAVDYTLSKKHPYMVHDLTDGRRVRNISLSADGTVALLVFQTTERGGKDRWEYELRDVKTQQLLGRPSQNVRWLPRACAYIEEVWEADKRVLYRVDARSGERTRMAYDLPRGGYTVSPTEEFLIISSEDEGPKEDEEVFQVLEMDDRQPGWRNRGYLTYYDLKSGISQRITFGHRGQYLLDISQDGTKLLVGTSRSRLEKRPTTVTDYLVMEVGTWKVDTLLAAAEFLGGATFSADAKQVLFTGNPEAFNRIGCQLPESITPSMTENELFLYDIASKKVTPLTKDFDPSVSNVDWSRTDGMIYFTAENRDFVHLYQLNPANGQIVRLETNGDNVYRMDLAAQSRVLAYLSYETLAPASAYVAYIHAKPGKTAMKQVRFFDGKTVLGDAELGTCEDWNFVNSKGDTVYGRLYLPKDFDASKKYPMIVYYYGGCSPTSRYFESPYAPQYWNSLGYVAYIIQPSGATGFGQDWASRHVNTAGGAPVNGVVPGGTPAGDIIEGTKKICETHPFINKEKIGCMGASYGGFMTQYLQTVTDIFAAAVSHAGIANHTSYWGEGYWGYNYSEVSMANSYPWSHRQLYVEQSPLFNADKIHTPLLLLHGTDDTNVPIVESLQMFTALKLLGREVALVEVKGQNHHITDYKKREKWLATQMAWFQKWLKDDSSWWDALYPKKNL; translated from the coding sequence ATGACTAAGAACATTTTTCTTTTTGCATTGCTGTCCTTGCCTATTTCGGCATTTTCACAGCAGAAGACAGAGGTCAACCGTTTTAATCTTACAGGTCCCTATGCAGTCTCTACTCCATTTGTTTCTGATAGTGTTGATGTAAAGGGACAAAAGTTTGACGAAGGTTCCTTATTGAATACACTTGGACTGAACGAGACGACTCAATCATCTGTTTGGGAATCGCCCCTGTTGCCCTCACTTCCCGATACGAAGAGTGTGGGCGTGTTGAGTTTCTTTCTGAACAACTCCAGCTATCAGACGATGAAGATGGAAGTAAAGGGTCCGAAGCATTACAAGGTGTTCGTTGATGGTGTTGAGGCTGGCGGCGAACTGAAGCTTTCGCCCGATCATCACACCGTGGCCATCAAATTCCTGGCAGAACCTAAAGATACCGATTCGGTAAAAGTTGTGTTGGATGCCCAGCAGGCTGTTGACTATACCCTTAGCAAGAAACACCCCTACATGGTTCACGATTTGACCGACGGGCGTCGTGTACGTAATATCTCGCTTTCGGCTGATGGTACCGTTGCGCTGCTCGTTTTTCAGACCACTGAACGTGGGGGAAAAGACCGTTGGGAATATGAATTGCGTGATGTGAAAACGCAACAGTTGTTGGGACGCCCGTCACAGAATGTTCGTTGGCTGCCTCGCGCGTGTGCATATATAGAAGAGGTGTGGGAAGCCGACAAACGAGTGCTCTATAGAGTTGATGCCCGTAGCGGTGAGCGTACTCGTATGGCTTATGATCTGCCTCGTGGCGGCTATACCGTCAGTCCCACTGAGGAGTTTCTCATCATATCGTCCGAGGATGAAGGACCGAAAGAAGATGAAGAGGTGTTCCAGGTGTTGGAGATGGACGACCGTCAGCCCGGATGGCGCAATCGCGGCTATTTGACCTACTACGATTTGAAGTCGGGCATTAGCCAGCGCATCACCTTCGGTCATCGTGGTCAGTATCTGCTTGATATCTCGCAGGATGGCACCAAACTGCTTGTCGGCACCTCACGCTCGCGCCTTGAGAAACGCCCCACTACCGTTACCGACTATCTGGTGATGGAGGTAGGCACGTGGAAGGTCGATACCCTGCTGGCAGCTGCCGAATTTCTGGGTGGTGCCACTTTCTCTGCCGATGCTAAGCAAGTGCTTTTTACCGGTAATCCCGAGGCTTTCAACCGTATAGGTTGTCAGTTGCCAGAGAGTATTACACCCAGTATGACCGAAAACGAGTTGTTCCTCTATGATATTGCTTCAAAGAAGGTCACTCCTCTCACCAAGGATTTCGATCCATCGGTGAGCAATGTTGACTGGTCGCGCACGGATGGCATGATTTATTTCACAGCCGAGAATCGTGACTTTGTTCATCTCTATCAACTCAATCCGGCCAATGGTCAGATAGTACGTCTTGAGACCAACGGCGACAATGTCTATCGTATGGATTTAGCTGCTCAAAGCCGTGTACTGGCCTATCTCAGCTACGAGACCTTGGCTCCTGCCTCTGCCTATGTGGCCTATATCCATGCTAAGCCCGGAAAGACAGCCATGAAGCAAGTGCGTTTCTTTGATGGAAAGACAGTGTTGGGCGATGCTGAGCTGGGCACCTGTGAGGATTGGAACTTCGTCAATTCAAAAGGCGACACCGTCTATGGCCGTCTGTACCTGCCGAAAGATTTCGATGCTTCAAAGAAGTATCCGATGATTGTGTACTATTACGGTGGCTGTTCGCCCACCAGTCGCTATTTTGAGTCACCTTATGCTCCACAGTATTGGAACTCACTGGGCTATGTGGCATACATCATTCAACCCAGTGGCGCTACAGGCTTCGGTCAGGATTGGGCCTCGCGCCATGTGAATACTGCCGGTGGAGCTCCCGTGAATGGGGTAGTGCCTGGCGGAACCCCTGCTGGCGATATTATTGAGGGAACGAAGAAAATCTGTGAGACTCATCCCTTCATCAACAAAGAAAAAATCGGTTGTATGGGCGCTTCCTATGGTGGCTTTATGACACAGTATCTGCAAACCGTTACCGACATCTTTGCCGCTGCTGTTTCTCATGCCGGTATTGCCAATCATACCAGCTATTGGGGTGAGGGCTACTGGGGATATAACTATAGCGAGGTGAGCATGGCCAACAGCTATCCTTGGAGCCATCGCCAGTTATACGTAGAACAGTCGCCTCTGTTCAATGCCGACAAGATTCATACTCCCTTGTTGCTGTTGCATGGCACCGACGATACCAACGTGCCCATCGTAGAGAGTCTGCAGATGTTTACAGCCTTGAAACTCCTGGGACGTGAGGTGGCTTTGGTAGAAGTGAAGGGGCAGAACCACCACATCACCGACTATAAGAAACGTGAGAAATGGCTGGCTACACAGATGGCATGGTTTCAGAAGTGGTTAAAAGATGATTCTTCATGGTGGGATGCGCTCTATCCGAAGAAGAATCTCTAA
- a CDS encoding DPP IV N-terminal domain-containing protein: protein MTKTKTCIRVLVALCFFCTFSTLSMTAQQKLFTLEDLNFGGRNYHNLRPKNMFLTWWGDQLMFQDAEEGGTINEKGEKKVLFNIQDLGEGWHSAMQARYPYANEPLVLLTNKQERVLFNFKTKKIVWRQDNKTGEYAQEWNKTSRALAFKHNNQLFVRTADNKEIQLTTDGSREIVYGESVHRNEFGIDGGLFWSNDGQKLAFYRMDQTMVTDYPQVDIFPREAEHQPDKYPMAGMTSHEVTIGIFNLQNGRTVYLKTPSLAKQQNKDKKDSEIDLNEVSYYTNITFSPDGKTVYMFELNRDQNDCRLVSYDAETGNRTAELYRETSEKYVEPLHPIRFLPWDSTKFIMQSQKDGYNHLYLFNIKGEQLQQLTSGAWVVLDMLGFNEKANSVIIASNEKHPLQRNLYSVNLKTLKRTPLDNGEGVHRGYLSATGTQLYDKFSTPTTTPNTINLISLSSKKLKTRTLLEAEDPWKDYVTPKFECGSIKAADGATDLYYRMVKPADFDSKKKYPTVVYVYGGPHAHNVEASWHWLSRSWETYMAQKGYIVFILDNRGSENRGRDFEQATFRQLGQVEMQDQMKGVEFLRTLPYVDMNRLGVHGWSFGGFMTTSLMLNYPDVFKVGVAGGPVIDWKWYEVMYGERYMDTPAQNPEGYKKTSLINKADQLKGKLQIITGYNDNTVVPQHCLSFLKACIDAGTQPDFFAYPGEEHNMRGHASVHLHERITQYFEDYLK from the coding sequence ATGACGAAGACTAAAACATGCATTAGGGTCCTTGTGGCCCTATGCTTTTTTTGCACCTTTTCCACTTTATCAATGACTGCACAACAGAAACTCTTTACTCTTGAAGACCTGAACTTCGGAGGCCGTAACTATCATAACCTACGCCCGAAGAACATGTTCCTTACCTGGTGGGGAGATCAACTGATGTTTCAAGATGCAGAGGAAGGGGGTACCATCAACGAGAAAGGCGAAAAGAAAGTTCTTTTCAACATCCAAGACCTTGGTGAGGGATGGCATTCTGCCATGCAGGCACGCTACCCTTATGCCAACGAGCCTTTGGTACTGCTCACAAACAAACAGGAGCGTGTGCTCTTTAATTTCAAAACGAAAAAGATTGTTTGGCGACAGGACAACAAGACTGGAGAGTACGCACAAGAATGGAACAAGACTTCGAGAGCCCTTGCGTTCAAGCACAACAACCAACTCTTTGTACGCACTGCCGACAACAAAGAAATTCAGCTTACTACCGACGGCTCGCGTGAAATAGTCTATGGCGAATCTGTTCACCGCAACGAGTTCGGCATTGACGGCGGTCTTTTCTGGAGTAACGACGGACAGAAACTGGCCTTCTACCGTATGGATCAGACAATGGTTACAGACTATCCGCAGGTAGATATATTTCCTCGTGAAGCAGAACACCAGCCAGACAAATATCCCATGGCTGGAATGACATCTCATGAGGTTACTATAGGAATCTTCAATCTCCAAAACGGACGCACGGTCTATCTCAAGACACCGAGTCTCGCTAAACAGCAGAATAAAGACAAGAAAGATTCAGAAATAGACCTGAACGAGGTTAGCTATTACACCAATATCACCTTTTCGCCTGACGGAAAGACAGTCTATATGTTTGAACTGAACCGCGACCAGAACGACTGTCGCCTTGTAAGTTACGATGCTGAGACAGGTAACAGAACTGCTGAGTTGTATCGTGAAACGAGCGAAAAATACGTGGAGCCCCTCCACCCCATTCGATTTCTGCCATGGGACAGCACTAAATTCATCATGCAGAGTCAGAAGGATGGATATAACCACCTATACCTTTTTAATATAAAGGGAGAGCAGTTACAACAGCTTACCAGCGGAGCTTGGGTAGTACTCGATATGCTTGGTTTCAACGAAAAGGCAAATTCAGTCATTATTGCCTCTAACGAGAAACATCCCTTACAGCGCAATCTCTACTCCGTGAATCTGAAAACGCTGAAACGCACTCCACTCGACAATGGTGAAGGTGTTCATCGCGGATACCTATCGGCTACAGGCACTCAACTCTACGATAAGTTCAGCACCCCGACAACCACCCCTAACACCATCAACTTGATCAGCCTCAGCAGTAAAAAGCTGAAGACACGTACTCTATTGGAAGCTGAAGACCCCTGGAAAGATTATGTTACGCCCAAGTTTGAGTGCGGAAGCATCAAGGCTGCCGATGGCGCTACAGACCTGTACTACAGAATGGTAAAGCCAGCAGATTTCGATTCCAAGAAAAAATATCCCACCGTTGTCTATGTATATGGTGGCCCGCACGCTCACAATGTTGAAGCTTCATGGCATTGGCTAAGCCGTTCATGGGAAACCTATATGGCACAAAAAGGATACATTGTCTTTATACTCGACAACAGAGGTTCAGAAAACCGCGGACGTGACTTCGAACAGGCAACTTTCCGCCAGTTAGGTCAAGTAGAAATGCAAGACCAGATGAAAGGTGTTGAATTTCTGCGCACCCTCCCCTATGTTGACATGAACCGACTGGGCGTTCACGGATGGTCGTTCGGCGGATTCATGACTACCTCGCTCATGCTCAATTACCCCGATGTGTTCAAAGTGGGTGTAGCTGGCGGTCCTGTCATAGACTGGAAATGGTATGAGGTGATGTATGGCGAACGCTATATGGATACCCCCGCACAAAATCCGGAAGGCTATAAAAAGACAAGCCTCATCAACAAAGCAGACCAGTTAAAAGGCAAGCTGCAGATCATCACCGGTTACAACGACAATACTGTAGTTCCGCAACACTGTCTGTCGTTTCTGAAAGCTTGCATAGATGCTGGAACGCAGCCCGACTTCTTTGCCTATCCTGGTGAAGAGCACAACATGAGGGGACATGCCAGTGTGCACTTGCATGAGCGCATCACCCAGTATTTTGAAGATTATCTGAAATAA